One Clostridium novyi NT genomic window carries:
- a CDS encoding IS1182-like element ISCno1 family transposase, with amino-acid sequence MLTNNERKQNQLELVYIENLVPENHILRKIDKYIDFSFIRDLTKDLYCPDNGRPSVDPVVLFKMLFIGYLFGIRSERQLVKEIQVNVAYRWFLGYGLTDKIPSHSTISQNRTKRFSNTNIHQEIFDNIVFQAINRNLVDGKILYTDSTHLKANANKHKFIKKEITKSTKEYFDELENDINKDRINHNKKPLKKKTKIAETKEIKVSTTDPDSGYMVRDGKPKGFFYLDHRTVDGKYNIITDVHVTPGNINDVDPYVKRIETQIEKFNFNTKYLVADAGYSTNPICKQISDKNYQGVFGFRLGPHVKGKYTKYRFQYVKELDGYVCINNCFLKYRTTTREGYKEYVSNAEHCASCKYKNNCLTSDKSINRTIRRHVWEDYKDQIFRFTKTEKGKNIYKRRKEKIERSFADSKELHGLRYCRMRGIKNVSEQCLLTAAVQNMKKIAMVLSHYFLCTLIQIYSKLTYIINIFRMLSHKRILA; translated from the coding sequence ATGCTTACTAATAATGAAAGAAAACAAAATCAATTAGAACTAGTTTATATAGAAAATTTAGTACCTGAAAATCACATACTTAGAAAGATAGATAAATACATAGACTTTTCATTTATAAGAGATTTAACTAAGGATTTATATTGTCCTGATAATGGAAGACCTTCAGTAGACCCAGTTGTATTATTTAAAATGCTTTTTATCGGATACCTATTTGGTATACGTTCAGAGCGTCAGCTTGTAAAAGAAATCCAGGTAAATGTAGCTTACAGATGGTTTTTGGGATATGGACTTACTGATAAAATACCAAGTCATTCCACTATAAGCCAGAATAGAACAAAAAGATTTAGTAATACAAATATACATCAAGAAATATTTGATAATATTGTATTTCAAGCTATTAATAGAAACTTGGTTGATGGCAAAATTCTATATACTGATTCTACTCACTTAAAAGCTAACGCTAATAAACATAAATTTATTAAAAAAGAAATAACTAAATCCACAAAGGAATACTTTGATGAATTAGAGAATGACATTAATAAAGATAGAATTAATCATAATAAAAAACCTCTAAAAAAAAAGACTAAAATAGCTGAAACTAAGGAAATAAAAGTAAGTACAACTGATCCAGACAGTGGATATATGGTTAGAGATGGAAAACCTAAAGGCTTTTTTTATTTAGATCATAGAACTGTTGACGGAAAGTATAATATTATAACGGACGTTCATGTTACTCCCGGGAATATAAACGATGTAGATCCTTATGTTAAAAGAATAGAAACTCAAATAGAAAAGTTTAATTTTAATACAAAATATTTAGTAGCAGATGCCGGATATTCTACGAATCCTATTTGTAAACAAATTTCAGACAAAAATTATCAAGGTGTTTTTGGGTTCCGTTTAGGACCCCATGTTAAAGGAAAATATACAAAATATAGATTTCAGTATGTTAAAGAATTAGATGGATATGTGTGTATTAATAATTGCTTTTTAAAATATAGAACTACTACAAGGGAAGGTTATAAAGAATACGTAAGTAATGCGGAGCATTGTGCTTCTTGCAAATATAAAAATAATTGCTTAACATCTGATAAATCCATTAATAGAACTATACGTCGTCATGTTTGGGAAGACTATAAAGATCAAATTTTTAGATTTACTAAAACAGAAAAAGGTAAAAATATTTACAAACGACGTAAAGAAAAGATTGAGCGTAGCTTTGCTGATTCAAAAGAATTACATGGGCTACGTTATTGTCGCATGCGAGGAATTAAAAATGTTTCTGAACAGTGCCTACTTACAGCGGCAGTTCAGAATATGAAAAAGATAGCCATGGTGCTATCGCATTATTTTTTGTGTACATTAATTCAAATTTATTCCAAATTAACATACATAATAAATATTTTTCGAATGCTATCGCATAAAAGAATTTTGGCGTAA
- the rpoD gene encoding RNA polymerase sigma factor RpoD, with amino-acid sequence MTEAKKNNSKKNNVKDNKDKMKIIKSLIDKGKKKGSLTYKEIMDELDNVELSPEQIEKVYAVLESMDIEVIGDMKDMETEEEEEIDLSVPEGISIDDPVRMYLKEIGKVPLLTPDEEIDLAQRIEEGEMYAKKKLAEANLRLVVSIAKRYVGRGMLFLDLIQEGNLGLIKAVEKFDYRKGYKFSTYATWWIRQAITRAIADQARTIRIPVHMVETINKLIRVSRQLLQELGREPQPEEIAKIMEMPVDKVREIMKIAQEPVSLETPIGEEEDSHLGDFIPDDEAPAPAEAAAFTMLKEQLINVLDTLTPREEKVLRLRFGLDDGRARTLEEVGKEFNVTRERIRQIEAKALRKLRHPSRSKKLKDYLD; translated from the coding sequence ATGACAGAAGCTAAAAAGAATAATAGTAAGAAAAATAATGTAAAAGATAATAAAGATAAGATGAAGATTATAAAAAGTCTTATTGATAAAGGAAAGAAAAAGGGTAGTTTAACATATAAAGAAATAATGGATGAACTTGATAATGTTGAATTAAGTCCAGAACAAATAGAAAAAGTTTATGCTGTTCTAGAATCAATGGATATAGAAGTTATTGGTGATATGAAAGATATGGAGACAGAAGAAGAGGAAGAAATAGATCTTTCAGTACCAGAAGGAATATCAATAGATGATCCAGTTAGAATGTATCTAAAAGAAATAGGAAAAGTACCTCTTTTAACTCCAGATGAGGAAATAGATCTTGCTCAAAGAATAGAAGAAGGCGAAATGTATGCAAAGAAAAAGCTTGCAGAAGCAAACTTAAGACTTGTTGTAAGTATAGCTAAAAGATATGTAGGTCGTGGAATGTTATTCCTAGATCTTATTCAAGAAGGAAATTTAGGACTTATAAAAGCAGTAGAAAAATTTGATTATAGAAAAGGATATAAATTTAGTACCTATGCTACATGGTGGATTAGACAGGCAATAACAAGAGCAATTGCTGACCAAGCAAGAACAATTAGAATTCCTGTGCATATGGTTGAAACAATAAATAAACTCATAAGGGTATCAAGACAACTTCTTCAAGAATTAGGACGTGAACCACAGCCAGAAGAAATAGCGAAGATAATGGAAATGCCTGTGGATAAGGTTAGAGAAATCATGAAAATAGCTCAAGAACCAGTATCACTTGAAACTCCTATTGGTGAAGAAGAAGATAGCCACTTAGGTGACTTTATACCTGATGATGAAGCTCCAGCTCCAGCAGAAGCAGCTGCATTTACTATGTTAAAAGAACAATTAATAAATGTTTTAGATACATTAACTCCAAGAGAAGAAAAGGTTCTAAGATTAAGATTTGGTCTTGATGATGGTAGAGCAAGAACTCTTGAAGAAGTTGGAAAAGAGTTTAATGTAACAAGAGAAAGAATAAGACAAATTGAAGCAAAAGCTTTAAGAAAACTAAGACATCCAAGCAGAAGTAAAAAATTAAAAGACTATTTAGATTAA